A window of Chlorobium phaeobacteroides DSM 266 genomic DNA:
GCATTATCAGGAGCGCCGATGTCATTCTGTATGATTGCGCTACAGCAAAACCAGCTCTCAGCATTGCTTCCGAGACAGCCATCATACACGAGGTGAATCGCCAGGCGTCTGCTGGAAAGCCGTCGATACTTGAACTTATCGAGATGTATTATCATGAAGGGCGAAAAGTGGTGCGTCTCAAGGTTGGTGATCCCATGCTTTTTGGCGGCGAGATTGACGAGTGTCGTGCCCTGAAGGCGTTGAACATTCCTTTTGAAGTTGTTGCGGGCATAACGGCAGGATCTTCGGCGGCAAGTTCCTACGCTTTGCCGATAAGCCTGAAATATCAAAGTAATTCGGTCACCTATATCATTGCCGATGAACCGGGTGCCGATTTCGCTCTGTTTCGAGATGCATCCAGGCTTCTTCGACATGGCTCAACCATTGTGCTCTACATGGCTACCAAAAATCTGGAAAATATTTTCAGGGTATTTGTCGAAGAAGGTGTACCTGAAACAATGGCGGTTTTTGCTGTAGGAAAGTCAGGTTGGCCAGACGAGAGCAGTGCGGAGGGAACGATGCGGGATATTGTTGCTCAGATTGAGCTTCGGCAGCTCAAAGAGCCCATTATCTTCTTTCTGGGTCGTCATTTGACGAAAGAAAAACATTTTCCGGTTATGAGTGCATGTTCGTGAAGATGTTATAAAACTGATAACAAGGGTGCTTTTTAATCATCGTTATATTTATTCGGATATAACGATTTCCAAACGAAAACTGTATGAAAAAAATAGTACTTCTCGTATTGCTTCTTGCTGCCACTGAAACGGTTTTTGCAGCGGAACTTCCATCCGATCTCCCGGTATCAGGGATAAAAGTGTTTACTGCCGGTGAGGTAACGGTCAGCGGGAAAAAAGACCATGCGAAGGAAACGGTTGCCGCAACCGAAATGGAGATGCTCGACAAAAAAAA
This region includes:
- a CDS encoding uroporphyrinogen-III C-methyltransferase, with product MMTQENIHNPVSIVGTGPGDPDLLTVRASRIIRSADVILYDCATAKPALSIASETAIIHEVNRQASAGKPSILELIEMYYHEGRKVVRLKVGDPMLFGGEIDECRALKALNIPFEVVAGITAGSSAASSYALPISLKYQSNSVTYIIADEPGADFALFRDASRLLRHGSTIVLYMATKNLENIFRVFVEEGVPETMAVFAVGKSGWPDESSAEGTMRDIVAQIELRQLKEPIIFFLGRHLTKEKHFPVMSACS